Within Corvus cornix cornix isolate S_Up_H32 chromosome Z, ASM73873v5, whole genome shotgun sequence, the genomic segment AACCCCACTTGAAATGGCTGtctgagaaaaatgaaggaacaCAGTCTTCTGCCATGAAGAtcaacatacatttttaaatgcagactCAATAAAGAAGCTAAATGCCCAGTTTCAGACATTGTGAGATTTCAAGTTCAATGCTCCTGTTGGTGCAAACTCCAGAAATGTGCCTCATTAGATTACCAGATAACTGGAAACCAGATGTCAAGGCAACTTTCCTGCCTGACCTTTCAGATGCCTGTCTCTGTGAGCCACACTTGCACCACCCAAGATTTTACTGCTGGGACTGAAGCCCCTTCACAGCAGGTGGCTCCAGTGACGTGATGGATGTCCTGCTTGTCTTCCTATGCTCACCACATGCACACTATCAGACAAATTTCTGTTACTGCTCAATCTGGATTTCCCATATCGGAATCCTAGATCTCTGTTTCCTTTATGTGATTTAACTGTGGTGCAGCAACACAAAAACTGCTCAAACTTGGTGTCGCCAGGGAGGGACCCTGAACAAAGGAATCCCTGAATTTTATACCCCCATAGTCTGTGTGTACTTGCTCCAACGGTGATATTTGTTCTTGTTTCACATCAGGTCCTGCAGTCTCTGTATGACCAGCCACACCCCATGCCCTTTTTTTTAGACAAAGGGTCCATGCCCATTCATGGCTTTTTACCTAGAGCTCCAGAGATTTCCCCCCACCCAGGGCACAATGTGCAGCTTGCACATGAAGCAGCCTAAACTAGGTGCATTCTACATCAGAACTGgttatttctctgaaaaagatTCCTTAAAGACAGTGAACTAATTCAAGTATGTCAGAAGCTGTTATCAGCCTTTTAGGTGGCCTCAGAATCATAACAATATAGAAGTATTAAGGTTGACAAAGACCTCCAAAATTTTCAAGTCCAGCCTTCATCTGAATACCACCATGCCTACTAAATATATCATGAAGTGCAATGTCTacttgttttttgaacacttccagggatagtgacCACCACTGCTCTGCGGAGCTTGTTCCAAAGCTAAatcaccctttcagtgaagaaatttttcttaatatccaatctaaacttctACTGCAATGCCTTTCACACGTAGATATGTAGTTAGAATTAaatattctgggtttttttcctggttggAAACACCTTTAGAAGCATTACATGCTGACAGTGATGTAACTTTCTCCTCTTTGCAGGCCTCAACCTCCTAGAGGGGCAGTCCCGACCCATCACATGGCAACACTTCCAAATAGTAGACAATGATGATATCCAAAATGTTCGCTTGGTCACAGTTGATGGCTTACAGCATGGGCGGCTGTCAGTGAGAGGTAGGTCATTTCAGCTCCAGAGACTGGAAAAATCTCCTCTGTGAttaaacagcagctctgctccctctgctgaCCACCTTCTGCTACAACTGTGCTAAGCATGGGTATTGAAACAGGAATGTTcaaaaattcagtatttaaacCTTTACTTAACGTACATTTACATTccaaagctgaaattaaaaaaaatcagctatgTTTTCATTGAGCAGCATGAGGAGAAACACAGTCAATAAATTTTCAGTTCTTACATTTTTGCTTGCAGATGTTAAGGAACGCCAAGTGATTTTGATTTGTTGGCAAATAATAGACAACATTTGGATATGGTTGTTACTGGCAGCTTTAAGGTTTATTTCAAAAAGTGGAAATTAAATTAGACTTCTAACTCATTAGCCTTCTGCATTATCAATACTACCAGTTTTGCTCTTCAGCGCATGAGTTGCCACAGTGCTTGGGAAAAAGGTTGTGTAATGGAAGTCACTCTGAGCTTGGCAGGGTGGGAACATGTTGCCACTATCAATGCTGAGTTTTTTGACAGTTGAATGTGTTCATGTAAAATGCATAACCTAAAGACATAAAACaactatttaaagaaaagggaaatgcagtgttttgaaTATAGCAAACATAGAAACTATTCAGAAGTAAATTTAAATTCAGGAAACCCCTGCCAAGTAGTCCAGTGTCTGAAAGATCCTCCTCCTGCAAAGCTGCAGACAGGAACTGTGTGGTGTCAGCAGTGCTAGGTGGACTCAGCCCCAGAGACAGTGTTAGGGGACTGTGCAGCCAgccagggcccatctcccacTGGCACTCCTGCCCTTGCATACTGAGTTTGAGCGTTTCTCAGACTACCATGCAGCAGCCAGAGGTGGATATTTCACCTCCACTGACTGCACCTTACTGTCTTTTTATCTGTATGCATAGGTACATGccaaggaaaatatcaccacaaTTTTTGGCAATTGCCTTTTTTGTGTAAAACCTTAGAGGAAtgcctggctttttttcttggtggCCCTGGGGATGTCATACATTTTAGGGCCAGCTTGCTGTCTTGAATCCTGTACCTTGCCTGAATATTTGTCTGTTTGCATAACAGTTCTAGTGAAGCAGAAGTATAAAATTGTCTTATTACAGACAATAACCTCAACACACCAAAATTGCCACATCATTATATTTTACTTGCAGTGAAATCCTGAGCTTTAATGATAAGGCCTATTTTCTTTGATGCTTAAAATGCGTGTAAAATGGTCTGATAAGAAAGTAGAGGTTGAAATTAAAGTGGAAACTACTGCAGTTAAAAATCCTTAATGTCTCCAGTTACCTTTAATGACCTTTGGAAGATTTTCTCTGCTATCACAGCTGCAAATTCTGCATTCTTATTAACCATTCAGCTCCAACAAACTTGTTTTTGGTAGGTGAAGTTACATTTGATTTTTCTAGTTAGAAATACAATGCTCATTTCTCTCCCTCAATAATCTTTGTATTAGAGCAAAGATTCCTTTCTGGGCTGAACCATACatttttgatgtgttttcttccactgttttGACAGGAGGGAAAGGATTCATGTTCACAGTCTCTGACATTCACGCTGGAGTTGTTCACTACCATCATGATGACAGTGATTCTACTAAGGATTTTGTGGTATTTAGAATTTTTGATGGCCCCCACAGCATTCGCCATAAGTTCCCAATAAATATCCTCCCTAAAGATGACAGCCCTCCATTTCTGATCAGCAATGTGGTCATTGAAGTTCACGAGGGACAGACAATCCTGATTCAGGGCTCCATGCTTCATGCTTCTGACATGGATTCCAGTGACGATTACATACTATTCAATATTACCAAGCCATCACAGGCTGGAGAAATCATGAAGAAACCAGGACCAAACTTGATAGGTAATGGAACACATCCATAAAAGGACACTTTTCTTTGtcccctctttttaaaaatacatttaatgttAGAGTCAGAAATAATGGCAAATTTGGACTTCTTTCATTATAGTGTAAAACCCCATCACTAATTAATGTTGGTCTCTGCACTAGGATAACTGTACCTGTGTACACAATTTCTCCTGTAATTCTTCCATTCTGAGTCTATTTTCCTACAGtacttttctctggaaaaaatattggGCTAGTCAGGAGTTAGTTTAGATGCAAGGATCTGTGACAAATTCAGAGCTAATACACGATGCTAATTATGCTAAGTGATGAGAAAGCTCTCCTTCCACGTAACAACCCAGAAATTCCTGTGCTAGGCTGCAGAGACTGCCAGTCCTGCAAATTCTCTTCTGACTTCTGAACAGGGCTTTCAGCCTGTTTTCTGCGTTGCTTCTTTTTTTGAATGATTTTTAAGTGACACAGAAAAGAAGCTGGTGATCTTCAGAGAATGTGGAAGACAGTGAGACAACATTTCAAAGGATTTGCTCCAGTTAGGGTGAAAAAGAAGATATTATACTTCCCCAGCTACTCACATAACTAATGCATAACTTTGGTGTAGTATTAAAATCATGGAGTGTTCAAAGGAAGATGTATTCTTCAATTCAACAGGGTATTCTGTCAACAGTTTTCTTCAGAGGGATCTATTTAATGGAATAATTTATTATCATCATTTGGGAGgagaaatatttgaagattCCCTTGAGTTTGTGCTATGTGATAGCCATGACCCTCCAAACCTCTCAGAGCCACAGGTATGAAACAGAAACATCTTTGCAGTctcctgaattttttcttcaaatggtTGATATCTTACCTGTTCTGGCTGGCTTTCAAATAAAACTGGCATAGATTTTTTCTGATGGCAGTCACCACCACAAACAGTGTTCTTCAGGGCTATttcttgttcttgttttcaATGAGGTAACTCCCTGGCTGAATAGAGACAAGTTCATCAAAAAGACCTTTTCTTATATTATAATATGAAATGTTGAAAACAAATTGTATTTGGAGACAgtacaaacaaattaaaaaaaccctcctgaAGTCAACTgagaacagattatttttttcacacaaaaatCCAACatactgaatttaattttgcatttaatttaaaggGAAATCTCTGAGATTCAAAGGCTTTGCATTTAACTGTTATATACCTCCATTACTCTTGTGTTGATGGTATAGCATGACAGACACATCCTGTATCTCATATTCCAGTGATCCACTTACTTCTGTGTGCATGTTGGTGAACAGCTACTTGGGACACTCTTACTGAGAGGAATGGCTGACTATTCTACTGTCTCCCCAATCTCAGGTGATAGTGGTTCACATTATCCCTGTGGATGATCAGCTACCCAGAGAAGCTCCAGGAGTGACCCGTCACCTGGTTGTTAAGGAGACTGAGATTTCTCACCTAACAAAGAAACATCTCCACTTCATAGATGTGGAAGAGCAAGACAGAGAGCTCACATACACCGTAACCACTGCcccatttttctcttgcacCCATGGGTAGGTGCAACCTGACATACCTTTCAGGTGGGACAGGGGAACAACCCAGGTAACAGGAGCAGCCTCAGTGGCAGTAACATGCATGTGCCTCAAGTTCTTCATCTGTTTGTTGACAGTGCAGGTGACAACAACTGGGTGCATCTCTCCTGTTGATTAAGGGTGAGCTAGAGCCTGAAGCAACAGAGTAGTACACAGAGTAATAAAGAATAGGTAATGCATAGTTTAACAAGGAATAAGAAGTGGGAAgtcatgtgaaatattttatttccttttgttggATTTTACACTGACTTGTGGGATCCTGTCCAGCCTCAAGTACAAGTCACAGCACCTCTCCTAACTGTTGGAATGAGGCTGACCTGTGCCTTCCCCAGACTGAGAAGAGAAGGTGCTGCAGCTTTTTCAAGAATATGTATCAGGCACTCCTGATTGTGGACTAGGAAGCTGTAGAGCAGAAAACAGGCAGAACAGGCTGTGGGAGCAAGGGAGGTATGGAATGAATGGGTATAATAGCAGTTTACATCACTGGTGCTGTAATCTCTTTAGACCATCAGCAACAATTTGCtaaatgaaaagttttgaaTCCAGACATTGTATGGTTTAAGCTGAAGATCAATCAACACTCTCAATTTTGACCTCAAGCAACGTAGGATCAGTATGCAGCTGGGGGAGAAAGCTGTTTCCCTAATCAGTCAAATAGCCACATGGTTACCCAGTTTGCCTGTTACTGCTGTTGGAAAGCTGGGTGGCTGGAAACTGGTTAATTTCAGAGTTTATACGATGCATGAAactagaaataattaatttttctacttAAAGATAAACACAGGTGTGCAAGTAACAAGAATGTGATGGACTAGATTTGCAGGTGGTGTAAATGGTATCTGGGGTGTGTGGAGACACACTTGCAGCAATTCCAGAGCTTGCTTATAAGTTATGAGATGATTTTTCATGATcatcctgaaaaatatttcatttggaCAGTTTTCTGTGGTAATGCTTAAGTGGGTGACAAGgatggaagaaaggaaaatgtttttcctttcaatgcAGTTGAAAGTGTGAAGCTAACTTGAAATGCAAGATCGAGCTATGTGgctatttttcttgttctttggTATTGCTAGCCAAGATATGACATGCATATTTTTGTGCAGCTACTCGGATGCTGGGAAGCTGTTTATGGTGGACACCATCCCCAAATTGGTCAAGGATCCTGCTGCTCTTGCACTGCAGTCATTTACTCAGGTTTGTTATGTTACCTGATACCACAATGAGTTCTAAACAATTTTCAAAAGTTACAAGTGCACAGTTGTATCTGACAGGAAAACAGGAGGTGAAAAACGAGGAGCAGTACTATCACAAGCTCTGCTTAAGAAACTCAAAACTCTGCTATTCCAATACCAGGTTTTATAACAAATTTCTATCATGCTTCAGTTTTGGAATATATAAACACATCTATCCTAAAACCAGCAGGGGCTACAGCTGCTTGGGTAGGATGAATTTGGCTTCACATGATgtaagaggaaggaaaaagtacACAAAATGTGGAAATGAGACCTTGAACAGTTTCCTACTTCTTCTCAGTGTCTCCACCAGTGGATGTACTAGAGGATGGAATAGGATGGAACAGATTTTTTGTAGTTCCGTTTTCATGCTTTTGTAGTTTGACAAATAAGTATTACTAAAGCATCTTGTTTTATATCCTGCTGTATGGTTAAAGTTGCATGATGATCATTGCAGTACCATAATGACAGCTCTGAACCTACATATTCTAAAATGTGTGCCTAATATACGTATCTGGATGCAAGATTTTTGATATTTCTTTCACTGGCCTGTCCTCACCATGGAACACAGGACATGCAGTTACTATTCACATTGATGAAattcagctgctgtgggagatgTTAGCTTTCAtgcattgtttattttaaagtcacAGTTTTAAAAGGTCCTTGGACcagcatttttaaaggcatCCATCAAGAAGGTCAGGCCATCAACTCCATTATCACTTATAAACCATATCTATATTTTTTGCTACAGGTTTGAGTATTTGAACCTGTACTCACCTAATTTGTATCTAAAGATGCATTTAATCAAGGTGTGTCTAGTAGCTAAAGAGCACATgcaaaatttctgaaatttattttgatggCTGGATTACACCTAAACAGGGGATGATAAAAGTCCCCAATGTCATGGATTATGGATACCCCCATTATCTCCTCTTACATGCACCCCTCTTCTCTTTTTGCAGCATGCCGTGAACTATATGAAAATTGCTTACATGCCACCCCTGCAGGACATCGGACCTGAACCTCAGCAAgtccagtttattttttctgtcagcAATCAGCATGGAGGCACTTTGTATGGGATCTGCTTCAATATTACAATTCTTCCTGTGGACAACCAAGCCCCAGAGGTACGGTGGTggtgaaagtgagaaaaaaggACTTGGAAATTGCTTTGAGTAGAAACAGaagtgcagaaaaatattttgattttactgagataaaaaatgaattttccatgGGATCAGGGTTTCAGCACCTTGCACACGGCTTGCACTGGGATTGAAGTAGAAGGTGAAGTCTGGTGAGTGCGCAATGTGATTTTTGTGTGCTAAGTAAGCCGAGGACTAACTTTGGCATCTATGTATCTGTTCAAAAACATGTACGTCGCATCTTGGTTAGCAAAACTGCATCCCTACATTTTGTGTTGCTTACTGCCTATAAGGCAGGTCAGAAGCTTCCATGAATGGGATGAGAACTAGGATGCACATATTATAGCCCATTGTTGGTAATTTCCTTAGGTTTTTCTAACACAGCAGAAAAGATTATATCCTTTggcattttgttttttaaggtgTCACACATCCTTATAGCAGAGCAAATGGGAATAACCCTGTCTGCTGTGTGTTTGGAGGTGCAGCAGCAAAGAGAGCTCagcatttctccttcctgcaggtCTTTACAACCCATTTGAGAGTGGAAGAGGGTGGCATGACCTCTGTTACAGAGGGACACATTCTCATCTCTGACGCAGACACAAAACGAGAGCatctcttcctgctcctgctgaggcAGCCGCAGCATGGGGTGGTGGAGCTGGATGGCATTCCCATGAATGGAGGTGACAGGCTTTCCTATGAGGACCTGCGTACCCTGGCAGCCAGGTTAGAAGAGTGGTGGCTGTCTTTTGTGGTGGCCGAGGCTCTCAGCTGAATGAGCTAAATCTTGAAGTGGTGCAGGGTGCAGAGGCTAGCAATGTTCACCAtagctctggcagagctgctccaggattGCTGGCTGAGCCTTGGGAGTGCAATGTCACCATGAAATGAGCTGTGTGGCCAGGAAATAGGAGATAGCAGCCATGCCTCCTGTAGGTAGGTTTCTCTATAAAGCACTGCCCCATGCTGGTGAGGAGACAAGTTCTGGATGCAGCTGTGCAGTTCCTGTGAAGAAGGCACTGGTGgccagcttttttctttaaaggaagtCGTGTGTTTATTAAGCTTGGTTAGTTTTTTGTTAACACTGATTAAATGTAGAGATGAaaattttgcttgtttatttgtGGCAAGAACAAGACACGACACACACGCAGAGTTAGAGCTCCTTGGCTCTATTTCCATCTGTTAGAAAGTGGGCACTTACCACAGCGACGACATACATGTTTGGTAAACACCTCACAACCAGCCACAACAGAGATGACAAAGCCTCAGGGAAACCTTTTTCCTGACTGATGAATGGTTTACCTTGGGGGTTTTCTTCTCATAGGAGACCCCAAAAGCCCTTTAAAGAAACTCTGATCCAGAATCAGCAGTGTTAGGTGGACACCCTTACACAGGCAGTGGCTTTTTGTACTGGGAGGGATACACATTGTAGGGCATGACCAGAAAGCATGGATTCTTTTTATCTGTGAAAAAATTGTGTAGCTCTATCATCTTTTTTCACAGATATCGTCATGATGGCTCTGAGACTCTCACTgatgatgttttctttgcagccaCAGATGGCATCCATTTTGTAGAGTTCACTCTGCAGGTCAAGGTCAGTGTGTTGCATGTTTCTGAGAATAATTGTCTGTGTAGAAGCAAAGGTTCAAAGCTTGCATTACCTTGGAAACTGGAAGATAATGGATGTATTAGGCTTCCATTTCAACCCCTTCCATTTCAGGTCCATGTAGCAAATTTGAGAGGAATTTTGACTTTCACTTTGTACTTAAACGATGATTATCTCCTTTGGTTTACttatgtctttttatttttaattcagctgGTTTCTTTTTGCTCATAGAGAAAGTTCAATGCACTCTGACACTGGCACCATTCTATTAGTTTGAGCTGCAATGCAATGTATTGAAACAACTGGCTTCCACTGAAATGAACAATAAGAaaatcttaaattatttttctgatcaGGTGTTGCCTGTGAATGATGAGCTACCTGTTATGCAAACAGGCCTTGTTCCTGTGCTCCACTGTCTAGAGGGTGAAGAAGTGGTTCTCTCCTCTGAGTACATTTATGCCACAGATGCGGACAGCGATGACATGGAACTGATGTTCGTGTTGGCCCGCCAGCCCTACCACGGGGTAGTGAGGAAAGCTGGCGCTGCTGTGGATCGTTTCTCACAAGCTGATGTCATTGCTGGTTTAGTCACATACAAGCACACTAGTAAGTGAGCTAAGGACAGAATTCGACTGGAAGGTGGTCAGACAAGTATTAGTAAAAAAATCTCAACCTGAATCCATGCCTTTGCAGAAGTCCAGTAGGAATTTCTGACAAAGCACATGTTGTGACTagggaaataaataaactgGCTTTAAAATAGAGAACTGATGATAGACAACTACCAAATGTTTTAATAAGTTCTCCAAATCCCTGCTTGAACTGAAAATTGTATTCAAACAAGTACGTGAAAGTATCAGAATCCTGGAGGGACTCTTTCACTGTTGCTGAAAAAATAACTTGGGCCTTTTtgacaaaattattattaagtTAGGCACAAACTAGAGTATTTTTATGTGTTCCATGAAAGTAAAAAACCCTTTGGTACTTCTTGCTTGCCTCTCCAGTCTAGGGGGATATCTACTTTTGGACAGTTCACAGTCTTTCCATACCACAAGATAAAGGAAGTTCTGATTTTCTTCATGAGAAACACAATGTTAAAAAGAtgttattttgtggttttattattttattttttattgttagtaccttttttttttttttaaattactgggAGAAATCAAGGGCTGCTTAACCCTCTTTCTAACCTAATTTTATCCTTTCATTGGGATTAAAGGGGTTCTCTTTCTACATCTCTGAATGATGGCTttagtctttttctttccccaaaggTTCTGgttttctatttaattattctgtaattttgtgTTAGCGTGGAGAATAGATGTGATATTTTCAAACTTGGCACTGTCTAAAATGAACAGCTGGTATTTGAAAAAGAAGTACTTAATTGTGGCTACCTACAACaaacttttcttctgcatcCTAAAGATATCACAAACTGTATTTCAATGACAATATTTTGCAGTGGCAATGAAGTTTTACCTTCAAGGGTGtagtgtttctgtttttcattccCGAATTTCTACACATCTTGCAGCAGTGCAAGCCACAGGCTGCCAGAAGTGCTGACAGCTGGAATACTCTGAGTCACAGATATTTCTTGCAAGGGGTGGCCATTCCCACCCCTATATCAGCCCCCATTTTAAATGTGATTGCACACAAGCATAATATACTTTACAGTAATAAAGTACAGCCCTTGTTATAGTCCATTTTGTAAGGATAAGAGGCATATAGGAATACATGCGTTACTTACTGTataaaaaattgtcttttggAAGACCATGGATATCACCATTTATCATAGAGGaacatacatataaaataaagattttcctACATTCCTTGAGAAGGAGTGCagaaaaaccactttttctACACAATATACATTTTTTACATAGCTTAGTGCACAAAGAACAGAATCATGAGGACTATTAGCCATTTTATTACAATATAATGTAATATCATAACATTGCAATTATAACATTATCACTATTATAACAATACTAACACTCTTTTCTACACAGTCTTATTACAGCACAGAAGTGAGATGgttaaaattaattatacaaCAAACCACATCTCTAACCAATCAGCACCCCCAGCAGACCGAATTAAGAATTCCAGtaactttgctgctgcttctttttcttcagacttGATACTGAAGGCTGTCCTTGCACGATAAAAATTAGTCTTCGGGAAGTTTTGGTAAAACACTTCTgaactgcaatatttttttccaggtggGGAGATTGGCCTGACTCCTTCCATTGAGATCTTAACCGTAATTGTCTCTGATGGTGAGGCTGGCCTAGATGTGAAAGACTGCTGCTATGACggacctcctcctcctccagttTCACGTCATGATCCATTTCCCCTCTATGACCTTAACATCACTGTACTTCCAGTGGACAACCAGCCTCCATCAATTGCAACTGGTGAAAGCTTCCTCTCACTACAGCAGTGTAATGTGGGTTACACAGTACTGTAGCGGCTAAAGACCCAGAgtggttttttggttgcttgATTTTTATCATTAGAAATATTTAGTTGAGATCAGCACAGAAAAGTTTTGGATCAGAATTTccatcaattttattttctttttctagtacAGTGCAAACACCCAATCCAGCTCCCAGTGCAAGTTTGAGCTTGTTGCTCTTCAGCTGCATGTTTAAAGCATGTGGTTATAGATGAGAGTGCTCAGATCTGCTCCTCACCATCTCTACATGCCCATTGCTGCATATGTAAGCTATGTCTAGGTAAAAGTGATCAGTATCTTGTCCCTGAACTGAACTTATGGCCGAACAGACGTCAGGTTTATACAGCTCAAAAGCATAAAGataaatatagatatttatttACCTTTGTGTGTAGAgcataaaacagaaatttggGCCTTACATGAAGGGAGAGAATCATTGCTACCTATATTACctatatttaattcttttagGAAATAAAGACAAAGGCTATACATTAATAGATGTGTAGCCACATTTTCTCAAGTACTCTTCAGGATCTAAAAAACTCagttaaaatggaaatagaGTTGATAATGTACATCTAGTCCAAGTACAGCCCATTGTGTGAAATTTCCATTGATTTCCTGGGCTTTCAATGTGGTCTGTGATATACATATTAAAAGTATGTTTTCCACATGCTTGTGTCTTTCAATGTCATTTGTTTTTAAGTATCAGGTACATGTTCTGTATCTCAGGGAATATTTAAGCATATGTATAAGTAGTTTTGTAATTTGCAGGCATTCACCCAAGTAATGTTCTGGAAATGAAACATTGTCCCAGCAGGGAAATTAAACAGTGATGCATGAAAAATTGTTCATTATGAGCAGTTCTTAACAGCCCTTATGTAATTAATGCTCTGACAAACAGAGGTAACAACTGGTTTTGAGCAGTATATAAACCTTACCGAATAAATTaccaataaaataatttcattattccCTTCTTCTCTACTTCTGTGATGGCAAAAGCAGAGATGTTggtgaaagcagagaagaacaCATGAAAACACGACCTCTCAGTAATTCagtatttattgtattttcccctttagttattatttccattcttattaacaaaaacaacagtaaaatgAGCTTATGACCACTaacatttaatgtattttttgtgcACAGGTGCAAGCTTTGTGGTGGAGGAGGGCTCCTCAGCAGCCCTTACTACCAACCATTTGTTTGCCACTGATGCTGACACCCCTGCAGATGACTTAGAGTTTGTGTTGGTTTCTCCTCCCCAGTTTGGTTACATTGAAAATATACTGCCTTCTCCTGGTTTTGAGAAGAGCAACATCGGAATAAGCATAGGTAAGTCTTAACAACTTAAGATAATCAAGCAGATGAAATACAGGGGGCTTGTGGAGGGCTCTTCAGTGGGCTCTGGTGGTGCAGATGCAGGTGTGGGCATTAATATGGGCTTATTGAGGAGCGCAGGTGCTGGCAAATGAAGAGCAGTGGGGCTTTGAGGGAGGAGTTCAAAGGGAGACAGAAGCCCTGCAAATGAGAAGAATTGGCACTTGAAGTAAACAAGGAAATCCTTGTTTTATGCATTCCAGCTGTGATCTATTAGAAGTCATGATATGAGACATTAATCTGCCTTCCTCTTCAGTCCCCCATGAAAGACTCCAGCATCCCTTCACCTACACATCTGTCAATTAAATGCAGTAGCCTGGGTTCCACATTAGTTTCCAAGGCAAAGTTACAAAGGTGATAGAGCTGGTGTTTGACTTAGACGGTGATTTCCCTTGCCCACTTTCAAACTACGTAAGGCAGTTTCACCATCAGAACAGACTGTGACATGCTCTGCAATGCTATCAGCTTTAGCAGCCTCTCCAGCTGGAAACCTGAAATTACTGAGTCTTTAAGTTCTCATTTTTCAGTCAAATAACAgcataattagaaaaataaaatcatagaatcatttagcttgggaaaaaatattaagtccagccattaacctaGCACTACCAAGGAATCTTGGACCTCAGATATTTTCCTACCTGCTATTTGAGTTAGTTTTATGTAGGCTCAGTTTTGCAGACTGAACTGAAAAGTGTGAAGCTTCAGAATCCCACCAGAAGCAGAGTAATGCATTCATTTTCAGGAAAGGGCTTGTGTCCTGCAGTAACATCTGCTGTTACAACAATCTGCAGTGTAACTCTTACAGTCAAAAAATGTCAGAGAACTTAAAAAATTCAAGttatttattctttgaaaaaagacatagtttcaattttttttaatggtgcaTAAGACTAGAAGGCATGAAAATATTGTGCTAactaatttctctttaaaatctgTA encodes:
- the FREM1 gene encoding FRAS1-related extracellular matrix protein 1 isoform X5 — its product is MKPIEKSWLFLLLPVMLRAVCSSFISLNLGVKVMKGQSVFLSEEDLKFSIPREKDVCKVEVVINEPITQRVGKLTPQVFDCHFLPNEVKYTHNGCPILDEDMVMLRLYRFTETETFVETFTLHVQLLEPDCNIIKMRSHALEVPEYHGLSRVIDKNILTFDYDRKINLDCTISIISSETHLPAHGQLVTRKEQQEQFRGDQPFFPGTKHSLGQQCGNGSCTLGLGVINNKKMSCDEFLRMGIQYRHLDPPSPDTDYIPVRLDLSDSRSKTLHKTEYAWLPVQIKGAVPNRTPKAAPMAKFTLEVDQFILTPITTTTIDAEDIETPKSLLVFNITKPPPQGFITHLSDHTKPVGSFTWKDLNDMLIAYQPPNNSHTERRNYEVEFEVHDFYFERSLPITVHLSIRTTDTNAPRVSWNTGLNLLEGQSRPITWQHFQIVDNDDIQNVRLVTVDGLQHGRLSVRGGKGFMFTVSDIHAGVVHYHHDDSDSTKDFVVFRIFDGPHSIRHKFPINILPKDDSPPFLISNVVIEVHEGQTILIQGSMLHASDMDSSDDYILFNITKPSQAGEIMKKPGPNLIGYSVNSFLQRDLFNGIIYYHHLGGEIFEDSLEFVLCDSHDPPNLSEPQVIVVHIIPVDDQLPREAPGVTRHLVVKETEISHLTKKHLHFIDVEEQDRELTYTVTTAPFFSCTHGYSDAGKLFMVDTIPKLVKDPAALALQSFTQHAVNYMKIAYMPPLQDIGPEPQQVQFIFSVSNQHGGTLYGICFNITILPVDNQAPEVFTTHLRVEEGGMTSVTEGHILISDADTKREHLFLLLLRQPQHGVVELDGIPMNGGDRLSYEDLRTLAARYRHDGSETLTDDVFFAATDGIHFVEFTLQVKVLPVNDELPVMQTGLVPVLHCLEGEEVVLSSEYIYATDADSDDMELMFVLARQPYHGVVRKAGAAVDRFSQADVIAGLVTYKHTSGEIGLTPSIEILTVIVSDGEAGLDVKDCCYDGPPPPPVSRHDPFPLYDLNITVLPVDNQPPSIATGESFLSLQQCNVQALWWRRAPQQPLLPTICLPLMLTPLQMT
- the FREM1 gene encoding FRAS1-related extracellular matrix protein 1 isoform X6; protein product: MKPIEKSWLFLLLPVMLRAVCSSFISLNLGVKVMKGQSVFLSEEDLKFSIPREKDVCKVEVVINEPITQRVGKLTPQVFDCHFLPNEVKYTHNGCPILDEDMVMLRLYRFTETETFVETFTLHVQLLEPDCNIIKMRSHALEVPEYHGLSRVIDKNILTFDYDRKINLDCTISIISSETHLPAHGQLVTRKEQQEQFRGDQPFFPGTKHSLGQQCGNGSCTLGLGVINNKKMSCDEFLRMGIQYRHLDPPSPDTDYIPVRLDLSDSRSKTLHKTEYAWLPVQIKGAVPNRTPKAAPMAKFTLEVDQFILTPITTTTIDAEDIETPKSLLVFNITKPPPQGFITHLSDHTKPVGSFTWKDLNDMLIAYQPPNNSHTERRNYEVEFEVHDFYFERSLPITVHLSIRTTDTNAPRVSWNTGLNLLEGQSRPITWQHFQIVDNDDIQNVRLVTVDGLQHGRLSVRGGKGFMFTVSDIHAGVVHYHHDDSDSTKDFVVFRIFDGPHSIRHKFPINILPKDDSPPFLISNVVIEVHEGQTILIQGSMLHASDMDSSDDYILFNITKPSQAGEIMKKPGPNLIGYSVNSFLQRDLFNGIIYYHHLGGEIFEDSLEFVLCDSHDPPNLSEPQVIVVHIIPVDDQLPREAPGVTRHLVVKETEISHLTKKHLHFIDVEEQDRELTYTVTTAPFFSCTHGYSDAGKLFMVDTIPKLVKDPAALALQSFTQHAVNYMKIAYMPPLQDIGPEPQQVQFIFSVSNQHGGTLYGICFNITILPVDNQAPEVFTTHLRVEEGGMTSVTEGHILISDADTKREHLFLLLLRQPQHGVVELDGIPMNGGDRLSYEDLRTLAASHRWHPFCRVHSAGQGVACE